Genomic window (Magnolia sinica isolate HGM2019 chromosome 6, MsV1, whole genome shotgun sequence):
CCATTCACTTCAAATCCACGTGGCGGTTGGATGGTGAAAGTTAGCCCGTCCTAGTACCTACGCGAGTTACGCTAGCATTTCCGCTATATAAGCgtccgagaagaagaaggagaagaagaagaagaagcaagaagaataaaaaaggaagaaggagGAAGGGCTGaaaaatcaacggtcaggattTCATACCGAGGATTTCTGATCAAAGGTCAGTTTTCATTTCCTTCTCAATTTCGAATTTCTCGCTTACAAGATTGGATTCttttttctctgtttttccttttatcGATCATATCGTCCTTCTCATTATCAGACACTGGTTGCTGACGTGGCACGATTTCCGTACATGTGGGGACAtgtttgaatgatccaaacccttcatgtggtgggcctcactgtcgATGGGGGCTAACCAAGAAATCTCCCTCATTGATATATTTGAAATCTTGGATCgttgaattatatatatttttcgaATCAGGACCGTCGCCTTGATCATCATTCTATGAGCTATTGGTGGAAAGGATAGGATCTTCCGATCTTGTACTTTTTTCGAGGCAGATCCCATCGGCTGTTTATTTCATtggatagacggtctggatcgccCTACCATGGCTCTCATGTGTACAGACGTACGGTTTCTATTGATCGGGGCTATGCAATTTCATTATCTGATGTGTTGCACTTGAATTGGATGCTGCATGATGATCCATGATCTGGACCTTTCGTTGGGTCGGTCTGCCTGTGGATCTGCCATGGCTGATAAATCTCATCCGTCCAATTGGTGGATTGCGAATGATGGTAGAGAAGAATAACCATCGGATGGGTCGTAGTGCCCATTCTGTGTGGTGCGTGAGATGTGGATGAACGGTTGTGATCATGGATTGTAGTGCCACGTCTGCATTTTTTGGGCATGTCGGTTAGATTTCTGCTTGAAAATAGATAGTTGGGAATTGTATTTTCTAGCTTGATCTGGATATAATGGTAACATGATTAGTCTGGATTTtttaggctgcgtttggatgttTGATCAAATCAAACTGCAATAATTGAATTCCAAGAATAGTTACTGGACTAAGGGAAGTTAGCTCATCTCCCTTCCTAATGGGGGAAATGAATTGCATGCAGCATGGCGCTGCATGCACCCGTGAAGAAGCGCCACATGCACATATATGGCGTAGGACCCATGTGAAAAGTAAAGAATCCATTGCCTAAAATGACAAATTTGCACATGCGGCGCTTTTTCATTGGCGCTGCAGGGAGTGTGCGCGGCACCTTGCTGCATGCAATCCCCATCCTGTAATTGGGGACTAGCCTCCAAAGCACAAGTACTAACATACggaattccagtcaggaatttctttctttttgaaaggtaatgatattttaataaGAAGGCACAGAGCTAGTGCAAAGTATCacacacaaaagaaaagaaaattacaatccTCTATAGACTTTATACAATAGGCCTATTCTACTAAATAGAGCTTTGCCTTGTTAAAAACCTCTCCATCTGAGCTACTCGGCTTCATCTGGAAGTATCTTCCATTCGTTTCCCCCCAAATTGCCCAAAGGCCTGTCATCAATGCCAGTTTCCAGCATACCCATCTTTATTTACAGTGCCCGACACCATGCTAAGTCATTAGGAAGTCGCCACTTGAACCCGGCATTAGCCTGGCATcttgaaaagattaaaaaagcTCACCCAGATTTTTAGAGCGAAGGGCAATGCACGCAGAGGTGGTCTACTGTTTCCGCCAATTAGGAATTTCATTGTTGTTTTTAATTAAAGGACCACTTTGTTCATTCCTTTATATTGAAATGAATTGTCATTTAGTTCAAATAACATCCAAAGGCACCATTTTGTGTATGGGTTTCATACCAAGACCAATTAATGCAAGTTTTCAAGGACATGCTAAAGTATCTCTAGTCTGTGTTTTCGGATGAACATTTGCAGATCAACTACTGTATCATGTTCGAagatgattttttcttttctttctttctgattTTGTTGTTTTTCGTTGGGCTAATGAAAAATGTTGAGTGGCTTAGCTAACAAGGACTGTTTCTTATTGATATCAAACTCTTGCATGTCATGAACCCCTCATTGTATCAGAGTGGTCGTGGTTAACCGCTGGTGGGATATAAGATACATTATGTGTGGTGCTCTATGATAAATGCTAGTGGGGTATATGATGATCTGTTCGAagttgattttttcttttaataagtTCAGATTGTtggaaaaaagtaaaaataaaattctgtGGTGCGTTTGGATGTTAAATTAAATTGGAATTGCAGTAATTCAATTCAATAGCGAGTAAATGATCAAAATAGCGCTTGTGCCACTGCCATCCCATTTGCAATAAGGAATTAGCTTGTAAATTGCAGTTCATATTTTTTCAAGCCAACTTGAAATGGCCAAAGTTGATATTACAGGTACTGCTGCCATTATGAATCAAAATAGTTCCACCCCAACTGTTGTTATTTCCTGTCTGTAGTGAATTGAATGAATTGCAATTTAGTCTGTTCAATTAGGAATCCAAACACACTATTGGTTGTGGGTCCGATAGGGAATACTTTGGAGGATTTGATTTCTTGATGACTTGGGTTGGCTGAATTATATTGTGGCACTGTTCTTAGATTTTTCTGCAAAATTCTGAATTATGGCTGTTTGGTTCCCATGACTTTGATTCTAACAGGTGTAATGTAAAATTGATTTTGTAAGTCCGTTTCTGAATCATCAGGAGAATTGAGTGTTTGgcctttttatatttattattctaATGTTGAGCTGGATCTGTTCAAACTGTGAGGCATTTATTGGAGAATACTGCCATAAGAAAATCAATGGAAATTAGCCAAAGAAGATTGTAGAGTATCTTTGCAGCACACGTCCCAGCATGACATGTGTGCACCATCTGGACCATTCGTcagttggggcccaccaagaACATGCCTTTGTCCAAAATtgggccaatccactcatctggtGGCAACATGtgtatgagaaaaatgaatgTTTGAAAAAATAGTTGTTTTGTTGTCTTAATCAAGTTGCATGCTCAACCGATGAGAGGACCAGGTCATattcacggtgagccccacctaatgaatgggtcCAATTTCACATAGGCTCATATGCTGTGAAGATCCTTTTCCATCCGCTTCTCTTGAATCTCTGTCGTTCTCTGACATTCCCAATGTACCACACATGTGCATGATCTGGAACATTCATCAGTTGGGGCCCATTGACATCATGTCTTGCACCCAAGAGTTGGGCCaatccacccatcatgtgggccacatgtgaaTTGTAAAAATGGAAAAGCTCATCCAATTTCTATATTGAACTTACATAGCTGGTCCACCTGATTAGAGTGGACGAGCTTGATTCTTGGGCCAATGCATGTTATTCATGGTTGGCCTCATGGCCCACCACCCCCACCTGCTAAATGGCCAAAATATTTTACATGTGTGCCACTTGGCTCATATCCTGTGACCTGATGAATGGCCAAAATCTTGTACACATGTACCATATTGGCTCATATCCTGCGAAGATCGTTTGTAGCCCTTGTTGGTTGAGTCCCCATTGCTATCGAGCTCATATTACTGTTTTTCTCAATCATTTCTCCCTTTACTATTTGGGATATGGGCAGTTCGGATCCACAAATGACAAGGTTATGTTGATGTCAGTTCGGATCCACAACTGACAAGGTTATGTTGATGTTACTTACAGGTAAGCTTGAGATCAAGTGAAGAAAGAGGTTAAACTTCCAATCTTTTTTAGCCATTGGCGGATGGGAGACAAACCCGAATCACTCGCAGAGGGCTGGCAGAAGGTGGATAAGGAGGAGGTTCATCTTAAAATTAAGAGCAAGGAAAGAGAGCCCGAGacagaaaaggaagagaagataGAGATGGAAGTTGAACAGAAGTCTAAGTCTGTGGAGAAAGAAAAGTCAAAGCATGGGGAAGACAAGGATGGGAAACGTGACGAGAAaggggagaagaagaaagagaaggacaAGAAGAAGGATCATGAAGACGAGTTGAAGGAAttggagaaagagaagaagaaaaagaaggatgaCGAGGGAGAGTCGGAAGGAAAAAGAAGAGACGTTGAACGtgaggagaagaaaaaaaagaaagacaagAAAAAGGAGGGTGACGAAGAGGAGTCCAaggaaaaggaggagaagaaggaCAAAGTCGGGAAACCAAAGGAAAAGGTGAAAGAGAAGAAGGACAAGGATGGAGAACCAAAGGAAAGCAAGAAAGAGCGGGACAAAGATGTGGAACCAAAGGAAAGCAAGAAAGAGGGGGACAAAGATGCAGAACCAAAGGAAAAGGAGAAAGCGAAGAAAGACAAAGACATTGAATCAAAGGGAAAAGACAGAGAGAAGAAGGACAAAGATGGGGAAccaaaggagaaagagaagaaggacaAGGatggaaaaccaaaggaaaatgagaaagaggaggagaaggaCGAAGAAGGAGAAtcgaaggagaaagagaagaaaaagaagaaggataaaGATGGCGCTGAAGGAGATGAAAAgaacaaagagaaagaagagaagaagaaagaaaagaaggacaAACACGGAGAGttgaaggaaaaagagaaagacAAGAAGAAGGGAAAAGATGAGGATtctaaggagaaagagaaagacaaGCAGAAGAAGGACAAAGATGGAGAgttaaaggaaaaggaaacaaccAAAAAGGAGGATAAAGACGGACAGTCGGAGGAAAAAGGTAACGAAGTAGTGATTACAAGAGAAATTAAAATTGAAGATGCAAAGGATGGGGAGAAAGACGAAGGAGAGGAGACAGAAAAggggaaggaaaagaaaaaagaagataaagaaaaGAAGACAGATAAACAAGAGCAACCAGAGGATAAGGAAGCTGATGACAgtaagaaggaaaagaaaggcAAGAAGGAGAAGGGtgagaagaagaggaagcttGACGGGAAGGATAAAAGCAAGGAAACCGGGAAACTGCAACAGAGGCTTGAGAAGATTGATGCCAAGCTGGAAGTGCTGTTGGCGAAAAAAGAAGAGATCTTGAAACAGATCAAAGAAGCCGAAGTGGGTGGTGCAGCTGAAAAACCTAAAAATGCCGGCGATGCTGATGTAGCGTGACAATGCTAGAGGTACTATTGGTTTTTCTCTGTAATATGTAGATTTTCCTGAAAAGCTTTAGATGTAGATGCTTTTACAATAAATTTGAGCTCGAATGCTGAATTCTTGTTTCTGAAGTTTCTGTTGAATAGGAAGTAATGGGCCCTGAGCCTCAACCAATGTACAGTTTGGAGTCTCCAATTCTCTAACCTTGGCACCCTTGGTTcggtgatccataccattgatctgatgggcccttcAATGGATGGTTGATACCCCCAAAGCTGCCTGATAGGAAGACCAGAGCCTTGgatctttttcttgttttctgtCATTACTGGATGTTGctagaatttttttttcctcaattcTATATGTGGGCCACCAACGAGTTTGGCTATTCCAATCTGGGAATTGCTGAATGTGGCATCCTCAGTTCACAATGGCCAGTGGGGGTCATCAGATCGATTTGTGGATCTCCAAATCGTGGTTCACACATTAATAAAATTAGGCTCCTCATAAAATGGGATATTTCTCAATACTCAggtttgcatgcatgcatacataaatAAGATAGTACATGCATACATCTGcacgcgtgcacacacacacaggaGGAGGGAACACTATAACTAATAGAACTCTGGGAGTTCTGGAGCAATCGTCATATATCTATACTACTTAAAGCCAAGTCCTCTCTGCTTTCATCCCTCCTATGAAATTACATAACAACCCTTGCACAATCAAAATTCAGAATTGCAATAACATCACATGCTAAGGGCTTTCATGTAATTtcctaccctttttttttttcccatctttCTATCCTCTCCAACCCCTTAAGTTTGGGAGTGCTTTCATGTAATTTACACTCTACACAACTAGAGGCATTGAAGTAATTTCATACCTTTCTTGGATCCAATCCGTATTCATCTGACTATAAGATTAGTGGACATATATTCGACGATTAAAGATGAGTAGTATCAAATGGttctgtttcaacaaacaagtgtccatgatccagcagttaggattgttcaaccagttTTATTTTTGAACTGTTAATTAGCAACATTGGGTTCTATAATTTTCTGTTTAGTTTGGGTCAATGCATGCATATATGCAAGTACCTGAGTGCCTGCATACCAAGCATCATATTCTGTCAGAGCATCAAATACACACTAATTAGAGAAACCGTTCTTAGATGGTTCCCATGCCCTGCACCAAGTAGAAACAGTCCTTAGACTGTTCCAATGCCCTGAGACATCAGGCAGAAAAGCTAGTTCCTTTTAAGGCcacaaaagaagaagatgaagaagaagaagaggaagaggccCACTGgggtgtgtatgacatccaacctgtcaagAAGGGTCGCAAAACCATGAGTTTTAGACACCCGAAAAATTAGTCCGGCCACAAAATAAAATTGGagatatttttttaatggttattcaattttccagtggtgtggcccatctacggATTTTATAGTCCTGTTTTTTGGGGCACAACATCATCATTAAACGGTTTAATGattttgtgtattccatgtgtacAAATTTTTAGTGCCTGCGTGCCAAGCACcatacactgccagagtattaaatctGTACTACGGAAATTTGGAACTTGTAAGGACTCAGAGAATAAGCTACAAAGTGAGGTGCGTGGCCCACTGGGCTGTGCTCATGGTGTCCGACCTGTCCAGCGTGGTTGGTCCACCATGAAAATTGGCTACCCAAAATTAGCAATGTTTTACCCATCAGTTGGCCACCATGTAGAAATGGAAATATTTCATATTtggatggttgtccattgtttcctatggttttGGCCCACCATTGATTGTACAGTCCTAATTTTTAGTGCATCTCATCATCATGGCAGGATTCCCATAATGCATGGGTCAGATTGTGCATACAGAACATGGTGGAccctaaaatagaaaaagaatagACCACTATCCAAAAACTTCCGAAATCACATGGTGGCCTGCATTATagatggattggcctgatttttggggcatctttCCTGTTTGATAGGCCCCGGCGAAGGGTTGGATGCCTTGGATACaccctggtggggcccatttacaACACTTATGTCCGTGCGGATTGATAAACCAATCCACATCTCTTTTTCTCCCCTCTCCTAATCTCCTTGCATGAAAATGGCTCTTTTATCAAAGAAATTGTATGAAATGATTACCATTCAATTACAGAATAAACACATTTAAACGACCACAAAAATCGAAGGAATTCATGAAAATGGATCTTTTATCAAAGAAATTGTATGAAATGATTACCACTCAATAGTTTTAGGTTGTTTTCGTTTCAGCATTATGTGCTGGTTGGTGATGGTGCATCAGATCGCTTTGTAGGTTTGTCTTCATTTATGCTAATGTTTCTTGTTTAATAAATATTTCCATTTTCTTGAGACTTAGGGTTGCACCAAATTCCACGAAATATTACGAAATTTTGTATCATATCAGGCTGCTTTATCAtgaaaatgaaatttcatgatatttagtgcaaccaaacacaccctcaaaAGATATTTCTATTAGGTATGGGTTTTTGTTCTTCTTGCTGATCTTTTTCTGCAAGTAAGATGGGTTTCGCATCACCATTGCCAGGTTTGTTCATAGAATACAAAGGTGAATTGGATACACAGGTGAATTGAAATTTTAAAGGCAATCAATTTGCAAATTAGAATAATTTATAATTGATTTGGATGCACAGGTGAATTGAAAATCTAAAGTATTCTGACAGCATGTGCatttctccatatatatatatatatatatatatatatatattatatctgtgAATTTGTTGCTGAAATACCAACAAAATCTTTCTGAAATTGCTACTTTGGGGTCAGGTTATCATAGTAGCATTCCCACCATGGTGTTATGCAATGGCTGTTGCAGccgttacccaaaaaaaaaataaagaagaagaaaaaggagaaaggtCTATAATGGCCAAATTCAGTGTTCTTACATATGCACGTGCATTTTACTAATATATATCTAATGAGAAATCCTCTAGTGCTCTCATAGCAATATTAGGTTATAGTGctacttaataataataatgcttttacattttcttaaaaaaaatctTTCCCATATAATGAGGGATTTCATGTATAACCACATGTATGAATTCCCAGCAAATCCAGGGAGATTCATAACTCACAAACAGAACTTTAGTTCAACTAACTATGAAGATTATCCTCAAAACtaatgtgcggcattttcacactgggcttaggtagggtagcctgtgggatgcgggggcacactcggggtgggtggcccatatAACCCATGAATTTGAGGCTTATGTAAGGTGGAACTTATGGACTTGGGGTCCATGAGGAGGGTTTGGCCGATGACCTAATCCATGGATTTGAGACCTggactataagataaagggatcaatttgtcatgctttatcagtttgagcttttagagcaagtggttaattggtGTTAGAATGGAAGGTttcgtattcgagactcctcattgggggtgattaatgcggggacattttcacactggcAATTTAGAAGTAGACTTTCAAATTGTGGACCCATGATCTAGATAGTTAAGATACATAGATATGATCGAGGCTTCACTCTTCATTTGATCCAACTTAGTCTTTGGTAATTATATAGTTACAACAGTCATGAGTATTTCGAAATCAATGTAGATAGTAAAAGAACATAAAAATAGCAAAACTAGGCAATTCTAATGTGGTGCAAGTTATTAAAAAACAGTTTGGTAATAGTAACGGTGGGTACCCTTAAGTGCTAAAGGGGCTGTAATAGGCATCAAGGAAAAATcagtacagtttttttttttttttttttttggtttttaaataaaaaatttgcagTACCACGTTGTggggccataacagccattatagACCAAATCATAATGGTAATTACAGTgctgttacagccaccgttaccattattgaGTACCTTGGGACTAAAAAGACATgcatttattcttataaaatatAAAAGCATTAAACATGGACAGTTCACATATGATATTACATGTGAGCATTTTTCTAGAACAAAATCTATGGATGGTGCCGAAAGAAAGCCAAGATGCTTCTCTATTTCTAACTCTAAATTGCATTTTCATGTACTACATGCATTTTGCATTATAACTCTACTTAAATTGGAGCCCAAATCCAAATGGGAAGAGTGGATCGTAATGTGGGTCGCGTACATTCATCGGGAGCTGATCGACGGACTTGAACCATGTGCGAGGAAGCTTGCCGGTGGTGTCGTAATCGCCAAAGATGACATCTGCAACTCCTTGGCCCTTGGTTCCTGGAAGCCATGCAGCCACGAGAGCATCAATCATGGAGATGTATGGCTCGATCACGACGGGCCAGCCTGATATGACGATGAGCACACATTTGATGGATCCACACACATTCTTTATCATGCTTGGGCCTGGCTCGGAGATTGTAAGGTGTAGGTTATCGCCGTGCGTAAGATTTCTCGCCGATGACGACAATTGCATAGGAGAAATCAGATTGCTTGACGAATTCCGTGCTGGGATTCTCGCTGTAGATGACTTTGGTGGCTGGATCAACAGTCGATTTAACAGCGTCTAGGATTGTTGTTCCTGTGGACAAAGTAAAGATGATATAGTGGGTGTGATgtagggatggacatgatgaggtcgagcacgtCTTTGTCAGttagagatacctcgaatccacggggaaaagaaaaaaataaaaataattttagaaaatccGAAATAAATGGATTAATGATAACAAAAGAGCTTACCTCTTGTAAATAGTAAACTCCCTATTTATAGAGAGTCATGATTCCTACCCTACATTATGGTTTGCGGCAAAAAAGAGTGTCATTTTCCTGTTGGACCAAACTTCTGAAGCCTGATAGATgaaaagttacaatcaaactaaaacttactataaataataaaattaaaaacaaaatgaaaattcaactattgatatgatggaatcttacaaACTCTATGTGCGCAACCTGGCACAGCGGGGTTGGgtgactaaagtagcttctcctaccctaaaatcgtATATGGCAGGTGGGATAAATTGCAAGCGATCTGCTCTACATCTGGGCCACACCAACTGGGAGAGAGAAGAATCAAATGTAGTTTCTCATCAGTGATTCAAATGCTTCATTTGGCATGGATTGCTGACTCGACTGAGCGGATGCGACtcgtctgagttgactcagactgGGTTGAGTCAACCCTGACTCGAGCGAGTCCTGACTCACCTTGGGACCGGACGAGTTGGCCGAGTCTTCAATCCACGGTCTTTGCACTATTATACAtgggttttcaattctgacaatgGGGGACGTTGTTTGATAATCCGGACCGTTGGTGCATTGTGTTTTAATATTGGTCGGGGAGGATATTCCAATCTGGGACATTTCTCGGGCAGGCTCCAAGCACCAAAAAGCTTCCAGgtggaaaaatcctaacctttcaatagGAGGCCAAACAGCTCAAGAAAGAATCTACAGCAATGGTTCCCATTCAATCAAGAAGGGCCCAAAATTTCAATGGACAGGATCTTCTGATCTGGAAGATTTTTGGTCCCTGGGCCATCCATTTCCATTCCCATCACATCAACGTCTTAGATCACACAATCATAGGTCCGACTTGTACAAACCGAAGGCCCGAACAGTATAGTATGTGATGAGGTTTGTTAGTTAGGCGTGCGGTCCGGAGCCCTGTGGAGCACACGCCAAAATGGAACACGTGTGTGAGATTTGAGCTTTCCACGTGGGTGTGGtaatatttagattttcttcttcaaAAGATAGGCCATTTCACttctaaagtgggccacaatacaccAAGTAAAccaatggatgaaacaaatttatagccgtccatttgttATGTGAAATGGTCACCTTTTTTTTAGGCTAAAGGATCTAAACAGTCTAACCCAACTGATGGAAGGCTCAGATTTCACATACATGTTCCACATTAGCACGTGTGCCTACGTGGGGATGGGCAGGGCTACAAAACACGTGGGCTGTAAGATGAGAAATGTGGgctgagagagagtgagagagagagagagagagagacgttggGTAAGAGGAGATAGGTGCACTTTCAATGCAGCTGTGTTTCCACCGCCCTCTCCCAAATTCGAAATGGATAGCCGTTGTTCGTAACAAAGTAACCTGTGACTTGAAAAACACCTAATTCCTCTGTTATATTTTTTGCAATCTTACCTGATAGAAAGTTACAGGTTGAGACTTTGTTACCTGTAACATTTCTCTCCCAAACACAAACTGAAAGAATGTGGCCTGCAACTTTCTTGCATTTTAcacaagttacaggcatccaaacagcccaaAGTCATGTCAATCTGCGTGATCAGACAGCTCTCGATGACGATCACCCAGTTGGTTAGGAACAAACTAAACAGAATTAGTATCGATTTTGTTGAATTTCCAAATGTAAGACTGTCTTTGTCACCCATAGACGATCAGAAGGCTTCTGGTCAGACTTGCAAAAGCGATTGATGACTATAAGCAAGCGGGTCCAAGACAGAAGCAAGAAGAAGCTGATCCATGATCTCGAGAGAGTGACcaagatgttggacgtaggccagtggggcccactggtgagcaatcactagtgggtgggtctcacatgtTTAGGCTTCTTTCGGCCTTTTCCATTCgattgagatttcaaattcaactttaattttgaaatatgataggagatagggatttgACTGAATgatatggtttcatcctatctcatcccatctctccctcatttcctataaaaagggatgcgctctctctctctctctcgagggTATACGGAGAGAGATAGTGTGCACCAgaatctgtccattttggcttgtccttgggacgatctaatccatagatcgcgATCCGGGGCTACTTATactgtaggatcagaggtgtgaatagatccatctgctccaatAGTAGATAGGTGGGCtgttggagcgtcaatcttctgctttgcaagggttccaaaacttgtgtagaccgtcagatcttgagggctcaccttcggCGCTTCCCTGCACAAGAAGTGAAAGATAGCATCGAAGGTGTTGTTTGTGATAGAGCTTCCAGAGAAAGAACCCGAGCAGATCGTGCGTCTGAGAGAATTGGAACGGTACCGGCAACAGATCAACCTACGGAAGTCGCACAAGGTCTCAAATTTCATCTGCAAGTCACCGAAGCTATTCGAATTGTACAAGGACCAGATGGGCGTGATATGGTGCGGGCTGACGCAACAGGGTGAAGACCTTGTGGTGGAGGAGGAGCGACTCAAGGAAGAGCACAACCCACAACTGGCCCAGTATGTCAAGAGGGCAGTTGCGGTCATGTACGAGCTGCTAAGCTTTACGCTTGAGAAAAGGTTGGTGACGGACCATTTGAACCACTTCCGGCAGGAATTCAAGATGCCCCAAAGGCTGATTCGGCTTCTTTTGAAGCATTTTGACATCTTTTACATTTCGGGGAGGGGAAAGAGGCTGAGTGTGTACTTGACGGAAGCATATGAAGGTTCGGAATTGATTGAGAAATGCCCATTGGTGCTTTGGAAGGAGAAGATTCAGAACCTTGTTAGGTATAGAGGGCAGAATAAGACGGTCGAAATGTTTAATGAATTTTCCAACATGGAGGATGAGAAGCCGTTTGAAGACGAGCCTAACGGCGAAAATGCATTTGGGGAGTTCGACAATGAAGGAAATGTGGGTCCACTAGATGGTGCTTTGCTTACGGATGATGATGAGATGACATTTGGAGAAGAAGTATACAATGCGTACAAGGATTCATCTTGAGGATAGAAACCTTACAAATTGCTAAGGAGTAGGGAGATTCCACAAGAAGGTAGATTGAAGAGGAGATTTTTAGCAAATGTGTGAGATTTggtccatccatcaagtggagtGGTTCTACTTGTTGAGTAGACTAGCCTGATCTTTGAGCCACGAGATGTTCTCGGTGGGGCCCAACTGATGTACGGGcccacacatgtgccacattggcatgcaCGCCTCCTCTCAAATATGTCATCGTGGGTGatttatttgcatttctcttGAAATGTCCTCTTGATTCAAGAACcatgatcccaaattttcattTTGAGTTTTGAAATGTTTATATGTTTCTTTTGTAATGTGTATTTCCATGCTCTAAATGATGCCATATTG
Coding sequences:
- the LOC131249174 gene encoding uncharacterized protein LOC131249174, which gives rise to MGDKPESLAEGWQKVDKEEVHLKIKSKEREPETEKEEKIEMEVEQKSKSVEKEKSKHGEDKDGKRDEKGEKKKEKDKKKDHEDELKELEKEKKKKKDDEGESEGKRRDVEREEKKKKKDKKKEGDEEESKEKEEKKDKVGKPKEKVKEKKDKDGEPKESKKERDKDVEPKESKKEGDKDAEPKEKEKAKKDKDIESKGKDREKKDKDGEPKEKEKKDKDGKPKENEKEEEKDEEGESKEKEKKKKKDKDGAEGDEKNKEKEEKKKEKKDKHGELKEKEKDKKKGKDEDSKEKEKDKQKKDKDGELKEKETTKKEDKDGQSEEKGNEVVITREIKIEDAKDGEKDEGEETEKGKEKKKEDKEKKTDKQEQPEDKEADDSKKEKKGKKEKGEKKRKLDGKDKSKETGKLQQRLEKIDAKLEVLLAKKEEILKQIKEAEVGGAAEKPKNAGDADVA